The following proteins are encoded in a genomic region of Coffea eugenioides isolate CCC68of chromosome 6, Ceug_1.0, whole genome shotgun sequence:
- the LOC113773155 gene encoding nuclear transcription factor Y subunit B-1-like isoform X2 translates to MADSSQGGTPASPGGGSHESGDQSPRSGVREQDRFLPIANISRIMKKALPANGKIAKDAKETVQECVSEFISFITSEASDKCQREKRKTINGDDLLWAMATLGFEDYIDPLKVYLTRYREMEGDTKGSAKGADGPAKRDGVQLGPSPQGSFSQGMNYGSSQMGITIQFFSPVKFSQVARSECNDPNARHGVDFASVCLIIC, encoded by the exons ATGGCTGATTCGTCTCAGGGTGGGACTCCGGCGAGTCCAGGCGGCGGGAGCCACGAGAGCGGCGACCAGAGTCCAAGGTCCGGTGTTCGGGAACAAGATAGGTTCCTTCCCATAGCCAATATTAGTCGGATCATGAAGAAGGCACTTCCGGCCAACGGTAAAATTGCTAAAGATGCCAAGGAGACTGTTCAGGAATGCGTCTCCGAGTTCATCAGCTTTATCACCAGCGA GGCAAGTGATAAGTGCCAGAGGGAGAAGCGAAAGACTATTAATGGAGATGATCTGCTGTGGGCAATGGCAACTCTAGGTTTTGAAGATTATATTGATCCTCTCAAGGTTTACTTGACTAGATATAGAGAG ATGGAG GGTGATACAAAGGGGTCAGCAAAGGGTGCAGACGGGCCTGCTAAAAGAGATGGTGTGCAACTTGGGCCTAGTCCCCAG GGTTCATTTTCTCAAGGCATGAATTACGGAAGTTCTcag ATGGGAATAACCATCCAATTCTTCTCCCCAGTGAAATTTAGCCAAG TGGCGAGGTCAGAATGTAATGATCCAAATGCAAGGCATGGAGTAGATTTTGCGTCTGTTTGTTTGATCATTTGTTAA
- the LOC113773155 gene encoding nuclear transcription factor Y subunit B-1-like isoform X1 yields MADSSQGGTPASPGGGSHESGDQSPRSGVREQDRFLPIANISRIMKKALPANGKIAKDAKETVQECVSEFISFITSEASDKCQREKRKTINGDDLLWAMATLGFEDYIDPLKVYLTRYREMEGDTKGSAKGADGPAKRDGVQLGPSPQLAHQGSFSQGMNYGSSQMGITIQFFSPVKFSQVARSECNDPNARHGVDFASVCLIIC; encoded by the exons ATGGCTGATTCGTCTCAGGGTGGGACTCCGGCGAGTCCAGGCGGCGGGAGCCACGAGAGCGGCGACCAGAGTCCAAGGTCCGGTGTTCGGGAACAAGATAGGTTCCTTCCCATAGCCAATATTAGTCGGATCATGAAGAAGGCACTTCCGGCCAACGGTAAAATTGCTAAAGATGCCAAGGAGACTGTTCAGGAATGCGTCTCCGAGTTCATCAGCTTTATCACCAGCGA GGCAAGTGATAAGTGCCAGAGGGAGAAGCGAAAGACTATTAATGGAGATGATCTGCTGTGGGCAATGGCAACTCTAGGTTTTGAAGATTATATTGATCCTCTCAAGGTTTACTTGACTAGATATAGAGAG ATGGAG GGTGATACAAAGGGGTCAGCAAAGGGTGCAGACGGGCCTGCTAAAAGAGATGGTGTGCAACTTGGGCCTAGTCCCCAG CTTGCTCATCAGGGTTCATTTTCTCAAGGCATGAATTACGGAAGTTCTcag ATGGGAATAACCATCCAATTCTTCTCCCCAGTGAAATTTAGCCAAG TGGCGAGGTCAGAATGTAATGATCCAAATGCAAGGCATGGAGTAGATTTTGCGTCTGTTTGTTTGATCATTTGTTAA
- the LOC113773155 gene encoding nuclear transcription factor Y subunit B-1-like isoform X3 yields the protein MADSSQGGTPASPGGGSHESGDQSPRSGVREQDRFLPIANISRIMKKALPANGKIAKDAKETVQECVSEFISFITSEASDKCQREKRKTINGDDLLWAMATLGFEDYIDPLKVYLTRYREMEGDTKGSAKGADGPAKRDGVQLGPSPQLAHQGSFSQGMNYGSSQMGITIQFFSPVKFSQDKWIMFVLN from the exons ATGGCTGATTCGTCTCAGGGTGGGACTCCGGCGAGTCCAGGCGGCGGGAGCCACGAGAGCGGCGACCAGAGTCCAAGGTCCGGTGTTCGGGAACAAGATAGGTTCCTTCCCATAGCCAATATTAGTCGGATCATGAAGAAGGCACTTCCGGCCAACGGTAAAATTGCTAAAGATGCCAAGGAGACTGTTCAGGAATGCGTCTCCGAGTTCATCAGCTTTATCACCAGCGA GGCAAGTGATAAGTGCCAGAGGGAGAAGCGAAAGACTATTAATGGAGATGATCTGCTGTGGGCAATGGCAACTCTAGGTTTTGAAGATTATATTGATCCTCTCAAGGTTTACTTGACTAGATATAGAGAG ATGGAG GGTGATACAAAGGGGTCAGCAAAGGGTGCAGACGGGCCTGCTAAAAGAGATGGTGTGCAACTTGGGCCTAGTCCCCAG CTTGCTCATCAGGGTTCATTTTCTCAAGGCATGAATTACGGAAGTTCTcag ATGGGAATAACCATCCAATTCTTCTCCCCAGTGAAATTTAGCCAAG ATAAATGGATAATGTTCGTTCTTAATTAA
- the LOC113773155 gene encoding nuclear transcription factor Y subunit B-10-like isoform X5 — MADSSQGGTPASPGGGSHESGDQSPRSGVREQDRFLPIANISRIMKKALPANGKIAKDAKETVQECVSEFISFITSEASDKCQREKRKTINGDDLLWAMATLGFEDYIDPLKVYLTRYREMEGDTKGSAKGADGPAKRDGVQLGPSPQGSFSQGMNYGSSQWRGQNVMIQMQGME, encoded by the exons ATGGCTGATTCGTCTCAGGGTGGGACTCCGGCGAGTCCAGGCGGCGGGAGCCACGAGAGCGGCGACCAGAGTCCAAGGTCCGGTGTTCGGGAACAAGATAGGTTCCTTCCCATAGCCAATATTAGTCGGATCATGAAGAAGGCACTTCCGGCCAACGGTAAAATTGCTAAAGATGCCAAGGAGACTGTTCAGGAATGCGTCTCCGAGTTCATCAGCTTTATCACCAGCGA GGCAAGTGATAAGTGCCAGAGGGAGAAGCGAAAGACTATTAATGGAGATGATCTGCTGTGGGCAATGGCAACTCTAGGTTTTGAAGATTATATTGATCCTCTCAAGGTTTACTTGACTAGATATAGAGAG ATGGAG GGTGATACAAAGGGGTCAGCAAAGGGTGCAGACGGGCCTGCTAAAAGAGATGGTGTGCAACTTGGGCCTAGTCCCCAG GGTTCATTTTCTCAAGGCATGAATTACGGAAGTTCTcag TGGCGAGGTCAGAATGTAATGATCCAAATGCAAGGCATGGAGTAG
- the LOC113773155 gene encoding nuclear transcription factor Y subunit B-10-like isoform X7, protein MADSSQGGTPASPGGGSHESGDQSPRSGVREQDRFLPIANISRIMKKALPANGKIAKDAKETVQECVSEFISFITSEASDKCQREKRKTINGDDLLWAMATLGFEDYIDPLKVYLTRYREMEGDTKGSAKGADGPAKRDGVQLGPSPQLAHQGSFSQGMNYGSSQ, encoded by the exons ATGGCTGATTCGTCTCAGGGTGGGACTCCGGCGAGTCCAGGCGGCGGGAGCCACGAGAGCGGCGACCAGAGTCCAAGGTCCGGTGTTCGGGAACAAGATAGGTTCCTTCCCATAGCCAATATTAGTCGGATCATGAAGAAGGCACTTCCGGCCAACGGTAAAATTGCTAAAGATGCCAAGGAGACTGTTCAGGAATGCGTCTCCGAGTTCATCAGCTTTATCACCAGCGA GGCAAGTGATAAGTGCCAGAGGGAGAAGCGAAAGACTATTAATGGAGATGATCTGCTGTGGGCAATGGCAACTCTAGGTTTTGAAGATTATATTGATCCTCTCAAGGTTTACTTGACTAGATATAGAGAG ATGGAG GGTGATACAAAGGGGTCAGCAAAGGGTGCAGACGGGCCTGCTAAAAGAGATGGTGTGCAACTTGGGCCTAGTCCCCAG CTTGCTCATCAGGGTTCATTTTCTCAAGGCATGAATTACGGAAGTTCTcag TAG
- the LOC113773155 gene encoding nuclear transcription factor Y subunit B-10-like isoform X4 — protein sequence MADSSQGGTPASPGGGSHESGDQSPRSGVREQDRFLPIANISRIMKKALPANGKIAKDAKETVQECVSEFISFITSEASDKCQREKRKTINGDDLLWAMATLGFEDYIDPLKVYLTRYREMEGDTKGSAKGADGPAKRDGVQLGPSPQLAHQGSFSQGMNYGSSQWRGQNVMIQMQGME from the exons ATGGCTGATTCGTCTCAGGGTGGGACTCCGGCGAGTCCAGGCGGCGGGAGCCACGAGAGCGGCGACCAGAGTCCAAGGTCCGGTGTTCGGGAACAAGATAGGTTCCTTCCCATAGCCAATATTAGTCGGATCATGAAGAAGGCACTTCCGGCCAACGGTAAAATTGCTAAAGATGCCAAGGAGACTGTTCAGGAATGCGTCTCCGAGTTCATCAGCTTTATCACCAGCGA GGCAAGTGATAAGTGCCAGAGGGAGAAGCGAAAGACTATTAATGGAGATGATCTGCTGTGGGCAATGGCAACTCTAGGTTTTGAAGATTATATTGATCCTCTCAAGGTTTACTTGACTAGATATAGAGAG ATGGAG GGTGATACAAAGGGGTCAGCAAAGGGTGCAGACGGGCCTGCTAAAAGAGATGGTGTGCAACTTGGGCCTAGTCCCCAG CTTGCTCATCAGGGTTCATTTTCTCAAGGCATGAATTACGGAAGTTCTcag TGGCGAGGTCAGAATGTAATGATCCAAATGCAAGGCATGGAGTAG
- the LOC113773155 gene encoding nuclear transcription factor Y subunit B-10-like isoform X8 produces MADSSQGGTPASPGGGSHESGDQSPRSGVREQDRFLPIANISRIMKKALPANGKIAKDAKETVQECVSEFISFITSEASDKCQREKRKTINGDDLLWAMATLGFEDYIDPLKVYLTRYREMEGDTKGSAKGADGPAKRDGVQLGPSPQGSFSQGMNYGSSQING; encoded by the exons ATGGCTGATTCGTCTCAGGGTGGGACTCCGGCGAGTCCAGGCGGCGGGAGCCACGAGAGCGGCGACCAGAGTCCAAGGTCCGGTGTTCGGGAACAAGATAGGTTCCTTCCCATAGCCAATATTAGTCGGATCATGAAGAAGGCACTTCCGGCCAACGGTAAAATTGCTAAAGATGCCAAGGAGACTGTTCAGGAATGCGTCTCCGAGTTCATCAGCTTTATCACCAGCGA GGCAAGTGATAAGTGCCAGAGGGAGAAGCGAAAGACTATTAATGGAGATGATCTGCTGTGGGCAATGGCAACTCTAGGTTTTGAAGATTATATTGATCCTCTCAAGGTTTACTTGACTAGATATAGAGAG ATGGAG GGTGATACAAAGGGGTCAGCAAAGGGTGCAGACGGGCCTGCTAAAAGAGATGGTGTGCAACTTGGGCCTAGTCCCCAG GGTTCATTTTCTCAAGGCATGAATTACGGAAGTTCTcag ATAAATGGATAA
- the LOC113773155 gene encoding nuclear transcription factor Y subunit B-10-like isoform X6 produces the protein MADSSQGGTPASPGGGSHESGDQSPRSGVREQDRFLPIANISRIMKKALPANGKIAKDAKETVQECVSEFISFITSEASDKCQREKRKTINGDDLLWAMATLGFEDYIDPLKVYLTRYREMEGDTKGSAKGADGPAKRDGVQLGPSPQLAHQGSFSQGMNYGSSQING, from the exons ATGGCTGATTCGTCTCAGGGTGGGACTCCGGCGAGTCCAGGCGGCGGGAGCCACGAGAGCGGCGACCAGAGTCCAAGGTCCGGTGTTCGGGAACAAGATAGGTTCCTTCCCATAGCCAATATTAGTCGGATCATGAAGAAGGCACTTCCGGCCAACGGTAAAATTGCTAAAGATGCCAAGGAGACTGTTCAGGAATGCGTCTCCGAGTTCATCAGCTTTATCACCAGCGA GGCAAGTGATAAGTGCCAGAGGGAGAAGCGAAAGACTATTAATGGAGATGATCTGCTGTGGGCAATGGCAACTCTAGGTTTTGAAGATTATATTGATCCTCTCAAGGTTTACTTGACTAGATATAGAGAG ATGGAG GGTGATACAAAGGGGTCAGCAAAGGGTGCAGACGGGCCTGCTAAAAGAGATGGTGTGCAACTTGGGCCTAGTCCCCAG CTTGCTCATCAGGGTTCATTTTCTCAAGGCATGAATTACGGAAGTTCTcag ATAAATGGATAA
- the LOC113773155 gene encoding nuclear transcription factor Y subunit B-10-like isoform X9, translated as MADSSQGGTPASPGGGSHESGDQSPRSGVREQDRFLPIANISRIMKKALPANGKIAKDAKETVQECVSEFISFITSEASDKCQREKRKTINGDDLLWAMATLGFEDYIDPLKVYLTRYREMEGDTKGSAKGADGPAKRDGVQLGPSPQGSFSQGMNYGSSQ; from the exons ATGGCTGATTCGTCTCAGGGTGGGACTCCGGCGAGTCCAGGCGGCGGGAGCCACGAGAGCGGCGACCAGAGTCCAAGGTCCGGTGTTCGGGAACAAGATAGGTTCCTTCCCATAGCCAATATTAGTCGGATCATGAAGAAGGCACTTCCGGCCAACGGTAAAATTGCTAAAGATGCCAAGGAGACTGTTCAGGAATGCGTCTCCGAGTTCATCAGCTTTATCACCAGCGA GGCAAGTGATAAGTGCCAGAGGGAGAAGCGAAAGACTATTAATGGAGATGATCTGCTGTGGGCAATGGCAACTCTAGGTTTTGAAGATTATATTGATCCTCTCAAGGTTTACTTGACTAGATATAGAGAG ATGGAG GGTGATACAAAGGGGTCAGCAAAGGGTGCAGACGGGCCTGCTAAAAGAGATGGTGTGCAACTTGGGCCTAGTCCCCAG GGTTCATTTTCTCAAGGCATGAATTACGGAAGTTCTcag TAG